From Echinicola jeungdonensis, the proteins below share one genomic window:
- a CDS encoding DUF4960 domain-containing protein has protein sequence MNRYKSKPKIFILAKICWIALFLTSCSENLDPSGFIMDLPVSVESFRIHGKEGEINHQTGQISLTLPYRSEVSSVVPEIGLPKGARISPALDSPTDFGSRVDFKVINGNLYSNYRVNVKVLPPFLDFSILGVQASIDDVQNTISLTLPADTDVSSLQPEIELSEGVSLSPEAGSTIDFSNPVVFTVSTGSHAEEYTVTVTLQSEGVKVAYLGLAANRNEINDPDEKEAGNWVFNKFSDVEYLSFQDIANGKDLSAYGVIWWHYDAAMELPEIALDPEVLNALKNFRNTGGNLLLTTFASRYVEALEVVPMGKGPNNVFGDFPPNGFVDENNSWGISFKGHEDHPVFQGLQTYEDGKANLLEKGTFRLNHTAWWFLPEWGGYGDGEGWRNQTGGINLASEAWDNELNGRVLIAEFPGEPQQGNVMVISAGAYDWYQENLADGSPSPENGFHSNIEKLTKNTIKYLSE, from the coding sequence ATGAATCGCTATAAATCAAAACCCAAAATTTTCATCTTGGCCAAAATCTGTTGGATAGCCTTGTTCCTAACCTCATGCAGTGAAAACCTGGATCCATCCGGATTTATCATGGATCTGCCCGTTTCAGTGGAATCTTTCCGCATCCATGGCAAAGAAGGAGAGATCAACCACCAGACCGGGCAAATTTCATTGACCTTGCCCTATAGATCAGAAGTCTCCTCAGTTGTTCCGGAGATTGGCTTGCCGAAAGGTGCCCGCATTTCCCCCGCTCTTGATAGTCCCACGGACTTTGGTAGTCGAGTGGACTTTAAGGTGATCAATGGGAATCTATATAGCAATTACCGAGTGAATGTGAAGGTCTTGCCTCCCTTTTTGGATTTCTCCATCTTGGGCGTACAGGCTTCCATAGATGATGTGCAAAATACGATTTCCCTTACCCTGCCGGCGGATACGGATGTGAGCAGCCTACAGCCCGAAATTGAACTTTCGGAAGGGGTCTCCCTTTCCCCTGAAGCTGGATCAACGATTGATTTTTCCAATCCTGTGGTATTTACCGTTTCCACCGGAAGCCATGCGGAGGAATATACCGTCACGGTGACTTTGCAGTCGGAAGGCGTGAAGGTCGCCTACCTTGGCTTGGCGGCCAACAGGAATGAAATCAACGATCCCGACGAAAAAGAGGCAGGAAACTGGGTTTTCAATAAATTTTCCGATGTGGAGTACCTTTCGTTTCAGGATATCGCCAATGGCAAGGACTTATCGGCTTATGGGGTGATTTGGTGGCATTATGATGCAGCCATGGAACTCCCTGAAATAGCCCTGGATCCTGAAGTGCTCAATGCTTTGAAAAACTTCCGCAATACAGGAGGCAATTTATTGCTGACCACCTTTGCTTCCCGCTATGTGGAAGCCCTGGAAGTTGTGCCGATGGGCAAAGGTCCTAACAATGTTTTTGGAGATTTCCCGCCCAATGGATTTGTGGATGAAAACAATTCCTGGGGCATATCCTTCAAAGGTCATGAAGACCATCCTGTATTCCAGGGCCTTCAAACCTATGAAGATGGAAAAGCCAATCTTTTGGAAAAAGGCACTTTCAGACTCAACCATACCGCCTGGTGGTTCTTGCCGGAATGGGGTGGTTATGGAGACGGCGAAGGCTGGAGAAACCAAACCGGCGGCATCAACCTGGCCAGCGAAGCCTGGGACAATGAGCTAAATGGAAGAGTATTGATCGCAGAGTTCCCCGGCGAACCTCAGCAAGGCAATGTAATGGTCATCAGTGCCGGCGCTTATGATTGGTACCAGGAAAATCTGGCCGATGGTAGCCCAAGTCCTGAAAATGGCTTTCACAGCAATATCGAAAAGCTGACCAAAAACACAATCAAGTATTTATCAGAATGA
- a CDS encoding RagB/SusD family nutrient uptake outer membrane protein, whose amino-acid sequence MKKNIILLISALLVLGSCEKVLEVGPKGVLSEDQINSPKEAEGFVIAAYSQLGNDEINRPFNLWPYGNVRADDAYKGGRDPGDGQGFHFMETFSNTRPNMWELDGMWFYQYIGVRRANDALRIMKRFTEEEFPKVKVRTAELRFLRAHFYFNLKILFNRIPYIDETVPAEDYKYITNVELSSNELWDKIAADFEFAAENLPVEQSEVGRATKGAALSYLAKTRLYQAYEQNDNYEVVNINQERLQQVVDAVDKVIALGQYQLEPDFGHNFLPGPFENGKESIFAVQFSTDDGVGRGRVNHGAMLTVPQGLGCCDFQKPSQNLVNAFRTAPDGTPQLNSFNQGQVNFDAETVDPRLDHTVARPGNPWKYETDRVFTESWSRTPEIYGYYNSLKENVSPDDPGFVNVDPFYGNTKPRIVLRYADVLLFKAEALIELGREGEALPIINQIRERAAQSTSMLVDESGSLLANYRVEPYQPGVNIEWNQANARKALRFERRLELALEGSRFFDLVRWGIAEEVINAYFSVEETRKEYLQDGQFTAGKHEYLPIPQNQIFWSENRYVQNPNY is encoded by the coding sequence ATGAAAAAAAATATTATCCTACTGATCAGTGCCCTCTTGGTGCTAGGCTCCTGCGAAAAAGTATTGGAGGTAGGCCCCAAAGGCGTATTAAGCGAAGACCAGATCAACTCTCCCAAAGAAGCAGAAGGCTTCGTCATTGCAGCCTATTCCCAATTGGGAAATGATGAAATCAACCGGCCTTTTAACCTTTGGCCTTATGGCAATGTCCGGGCAGATGATGCCTACAAAGGCGGCCGCGATCCGGGTGATGGTCAGGGCTTTCATTTTATGGAAACCTTTTCCAATACCCGACCCAACATGTGGGAGCTGGATGGCATGTGGTTTTATCAATACATCGGTGTTCGGAGAGCCAATGATGCTTTGAGGATCATGAAAAGATTTACCGAAGAGGAATTTCCAAAGGTAAAAGTCAGAACAGCAGAATTGAGGTTTTTAAGGGCCCACTTTTACTTTAACCTCAAAATTCTTTTCAACCGAATTCCCTATATAGATGAAACGGTTCCAGCTGAAGATTACAAGTACATCACCAATGTAGAACTTAGCAGTAATGAACTTTGGGATAAGATCGCCGCGGATTTTGAATTTGCTGCTGAAAACCTGCCCGTGGAACAGTCGGAAGTTGGAAGAGCCACTAAAGGAGCTGCTTTGTCCTACCTGGCCAAAACCCGCCTTTACCAGGCTTATGAGCAAAATGATAATTATGAAGTGGTCAACATCAATCAGGAAAGACTTCAACAAGTGGTGGATGCCGTGGACAAGGTGATTGCTTTGGGGCAATATCAGTTGGAGCCGGATTTTGGCCACAACTTTTTGCCCGGACCCTTTGAAAACGGCAAGGAATCCATCTTTGCGGTTCAATTTTCCACCGATGATGGTGTAGGCCGCGGCCGGGTCAATCATGGAGCAATGTTGACGGTCCCCCAAGGCCTGGGTTGCTGTGACTTTCAAAAGCCCTCCCAGAACCTGGTCAATGCCTTCCGTACGGCTCCTGATGGCACACCCCAATTGAATTCCTTTAATCAGGGACAGGTGAATTTCGATGCAGAGACCGTGGATCCAAGGTTGGACCATACCGTTGCCCGTCCGGGAAATCCATGGAAATATGAAACTGACCGGGTATTCACCGAAAGCTGGAGCCGTACCCCGGAAATTTATGGGTATTACAATTCCCTGAAGGAAAATGTCTCCCCAGATGATCCGGGTTTTGTCAATGTGGATCCATTTTATGGCAATACCAAGCCAAGGATTGTTTTGCGCTATGCCGATGTATTGCTGTTCAAAGCAGAAGCCCTGATCGAATTGGGCCGGGAAGGTGAAGCCCTGCCTATCATCAATCAAATCAGGGAACGGGCTGCACAAAGTACCTCCATGTTGGTGGACGAATCCGGCAGCTTACTGGCCAATTACCGGGTAGAGCCTTACCAACCTGGAGTTAATATCGAATGGAACCAGGCCAATGCCCGGAAAGCCCTCCGGTTTGAAAGAAGATTGGAATTGGCCCTGGAAGGAAGCCGCTTTTTTGACCTGGTCCGATGGGGCATCGCCGAAGAAGTGATCAATGCTTATTTTTCGGTCGAAGAAACCCGGAAAGAATACCTCCAGGACGGGCAATTTACGGCCGGGAAACATGAATACCTGCCCATTCCCCAAAACCAAATTTTCTGGAGTGAAAACCGGTATGTACAAAACCCCAATTACTGA
- a CDS encoding SusC/RagA family TonB-linked outer membrane protein, whose product MRKTILLVWLCLFLGFQLHAQERTVTGKVTDQSSGEGIPGVNIQVQGSSTGTVTDINGTYSIPVQEEAVLVYSFIGYQVQKIPVNNQSNINVALQENMMSLESVVVTGYQTERKKDITGAVSVADVDAMKKQAVANPMKALQGRVAGMNITGNGSPSAPATIRIRGVGTLNNNDPLFIIDGVPTKAGMHELNPANIESIQVLKDASAASIYGSRAANGVIIITTKKGKKGQMQVNANVYTSVSGYTTRRKMLDTEGYGKALWQAHINNGTDPNSNSVKYLYDWEVDPENGPVLNQVLVPEYLDGNKTMKSSNTDWFDEISQTGVIQNYDFSVSNGTENGNYLLSVGYFDNKGVIKTTDFNRLTVRLNSDYKLWDGRVTLGQNLSLSKTNEVSGSPMNAAMQALPIIPVRTEDGGWGGPVGGMNDRQNPVRLLMDNKQNDYDYQRLFGNFYADIQLLEGLTFRSNYGIDYGNYTSRQYRKRYTSGYLNNPVNRLQSNQTHHVKTTWTNTLKYHWVSGEHRLDILAGTELYQDKSHTFWASREDFVVEDDDFMYLDAGTGIKDNGGSGAKHVLLSYFGRANYSLMDKYLLSATLRYDGSSRFGQNNRFGTFPAFSAGWRLSEEGFIKNNTSIFDDLKLRFGWGMTGNQEIDNNAIYNLYVTDYASTSYDLNANKSGVLPSGYKLIQNANPNLRWEASTMTNLGLDFEIFNQRLYGSAEAYIRKTTDILLLPPYIATLGEGGNQWVNGASMENKGLEFTLGSRNRIGQDMLLELNANFDMYRNKITHLPDEVVNAYGGDGRGQNILGRPINSFFGYVENGLFRTDDEVEAHADQPGKGLGRIRYKDLNEDGVINDYDRTWIGTPHPKFSLGFNTSLEYKNFDFSFFLQGVFGIDVVNDFKYSTDFWSVSETGSNKGARLLDAWSPSNPGSDIPAISLVDNNWEARFSTYFIENGSYVKLRNLQLGYTLDEGLTSKIGMQSLRIYVGGDHLGILFKDKSFTGIDPENPGFGYPNPTVGTAGINVRF is encoded by the coding sequence ATGAGAAAAACAATTCTACTTGTTTGGTTATGCCTTTTTCTGGGCTTTCAACTGCATGCCCAGGAAAGGACGGTCACCGGAAAAGTGACCGATCAGTCTTCCGGGGAAGGAATCCCCGGTGTCAATATCCAGGTACAAGGTTCCTCCACTGGCACCGTGACCGATATTAACGGTACCTACAGCATTCCCGTCCAGGAGGAAGCTGTATTGGTTTATTCATTTATTGGTTACCAAGTCCAGAAAATCCCTGTCAATAACCAATCCAACATCAATGTCGCCCTCCAGGAGAACATGATGTCTCTGGAAAGTGTGGTGGTCACCGGTTACCAAACGGAAAGGAAAAAGGACATCACCGGCGCCGTATCGGTGGCGGATGTGGATGCCATGAAAAAACAGGCAGTGGCCAATCCAATGAAAGCCCTGCAAGGCCGCGTGGCAGGGATGAACATTACCGGCAATGGCTCCCCAAGTGCACCGGCTACCATCCGGATCAGAGGGGTGGGCACGCTGAACAATAATGACCCGCTGTTTATCATCGACGGGGTTCCCACCAAAGCAGGCATGCATGAGCTGAACCCGGCCAATATCGAATCTATTCAAGTCCTGAAAGATGCCTCTGCAGCCAGCATTTACGGTTCCAGGGCAGCTAATGGCGTGATCATCATCACCACCAAAAAAGGTAAAAAGGGCCAAATGCAGGTCAACGCCAATGTCTATACTTCGGTATCGGGCTACACCACACGCAGGAAAATGCTGGATACCGAAGGGTACGGGAAAGCCCTTTGGCAAGCCCATATTAACAATGGCACTGACCCCAATTCAAATAGTGTGAAGTACCTCTATGATTGGGAAGTGGATCCGGAAAATGGCCCCGTGCTCAACCAGGTTTTGGTACCCGAATACCTGGATGGCAATAAGACCATGAAATCTTCCAACACGGATTGGTTTGATGAAATCTCCCAGACCGGGGTGATCCAAAACTATGATTTCTCCGTGTCCAATGGCACCGAAAATGGCAATTACCTCCTTTCTGTGGGCTATTTTGACAATAAGGGGGTGATCAAAACCACGGACTTCAACCGCTTGACGGTAAGGTTAAATTCAGATTATAAATTATGGGATGGCAGGGTGACCCTTGGCCAAAACCTCAGTCTGAGCAAAACCAATGAAGTCTCCGGCTCTCCCATGAATGCAGCCATGCAGGCCTTGCCCATTATTCCGGTAAGAACGGAAGATGGCGGCTGGGGAGGCCCTGTCGGCGGCATGAATGACCGTCAAAACCCGGTAAGGCTGCTGATGGACAACAAGCAAAATGACTACGATTATCAAAGGTTGTTTGGCAATTTTTATGCGGACATCCAACTGTTGGAAGGGTTAACTTTCCGGTCCAACTATGGCATTGATTATGGCAATTATACCTCCCGCCAGTACCGGAAAAGATACACATCCGGTTACCTCAACAATCCGGTCAACCGCCTGCAGTCCAACCAAACCCACCATGTCAAAACCACCTGGACCAACACCTTAAAATACCATTGGGTCAGTGGCGAACACCGTTTGGATATCCTTGCCGGGACAGAGCTGTACCAAGACAAGAGCCATACCTTTTGGGCTTCACGGGAGGATTTTGTGGTGGAAGATGATGATTTTATGTACCTGGATGCTGGAACAGGCATTAAAGACAATGGGGGCAGTGGTGCCAAACATGTGCTGCTTTCCTATTTTGGCCGGGCCAATTATTCCCTTATGGACAAGTACCTATTATCCGCCACCCTCCGCTATGATGGCTCTTCACGCTTTGGCCAAAACAACCGGTTCGGCACTTTCCCGGCCTTTTCGGCAGGTTGGAGATTGAGTGAAGAAGGTTTTATCAAAAACAACACTTCCATATTTGATGACCTCAAATTACGATTTGGCTGGGGAATGACCGGCAACCAGGAAATTGACAATAATGCCATTTACAACCTGTATGTGACCGATTATGCCAGCACTTCTTATGACCTCAATGCCAATAAAAGCGGTGTTTTGCCTTCCGGCTATAAACTGATTCAAAATGCCAACCCCAACCTTCGCTGGGAAGCAAGTACCATGACCAACCTGGGATTAGATTTTGAAATTTTCAATCAGCGCCTGTATGGTAGCGCGGAAGCTTATATCCGAAAAACTACCGACATCCTCTTGTTGCCCCCTTACATTGCCACTTTGGGTGAGGGCGGAAACCAATGGGTCAATGGGGCCTCCATGGAAAACAAAGGCCTGGAATTTACCCTGGGCAGCAGAAACCGCATTGGCCAGGACATGCTTTTGGAGTTGAATGCCAACTTTGACATGTACCGCAATAAAATCACCCACCTTCCGGATGAAGTGGTCAATGCCTATGGCGGTGATGGCAGGGGCCAAAATATCCTTGGCCGGCCCATCAATTCCTTCTTTGGCTATGTGGAAAATGGCCTATTCAGGACGGATGATGAGGTGGAAGCCCATGCGGACCAACCTGGCAAAGGCTTAGGCAGAATCCGCTATAAGGATTTAAATGAAGATGGCGTCATCAACGATTATGACCGCACATGGATCGGCACCCCACATCCCAAATTTTCCCTGGGTTTTAACACTTCTTTGGAATACAAAAACTTCGATTTCTCCTTTTTCCTACAAGGAGTATTTGGGATAGATGTGGTCAATGACTTCAAATATTCCACGGACTTTTGGAGTGTTTCCGAAACAGGTTCCAACAAAGGAGCCCGCTTGCTGGATGCCTGGTCCCCTTCCAACCCCGGATCTGACATTCCTGCCATTTCCCTGGTGGACAATAACTGGGAAGCCCGTTTCTCCACTTATTTCATTGAAAACGGCTCTTATGTAAAGCTGCGAAACCTGCAATTAGGCTATACCCTGGATGAAGGCTTAACCAGCAAAATCGGAATGCAGTCCCTGAGAATCTATGTCGGTGGGGATCATTTGGGGATCTTGTTCAAGGACAAATCCTTCACAGGCATAGACCCCGAAAATCCGGGTTTTGGTTATCCCAACCCCACTGTAGGTACAGCCGGGATCAATGTGCGATTTTAA
- a CDS encoding glycoside hydrolase family 32 protein — translation MISYKHILGLIGLMWLLAPEVHAQYGEKYRPQYHFSPQEGWIGDPDGLVYSEGKYHLFWWGHAVSEDLVHWEELPYPMRGDDGSFSYFSGSVVVDHDNTAGFGRGSMLAFYTQHYPGDSLPESQAISVSKDGLYFDYYENNPVLDIEEIFFRDPQVFWYEPQQKWVMAVSLPDKQLIQLYESKDLKSWEFMSDFGPLGAQNSFWECPDLMELPVKGEPGVKKWVMFIGRGPNRVQYFVGSFDGFQFIPDEDMLSYLNEGKGLEGELFEGFDRPDYRDWEVSGTAFGAYPVQNGPLAGLGKGYVQSDHKMQGSLLSSEFIIRKPAINFLLAGGKRPGQLGVRLIVDGETVRTATGDNTDVFRWRGWDVSELIGKTARMAIVDSLSGEEEEFIAVDHILFSDQLMDLHLEHALWMDYGPDFYAARTWRDVDQVRNGRTTMLGWMGNWEYARIVPTSWGKGFESVPRDISLRKLKNGYRLVQQPIPELQKLRKEKYEESDRVVEGIQSLASFSPAQNCYEMEAVWDVDQSTSEFGLNLLVGEGRKLSLTYDPVRFNLVLDRTNCTDYTSDETFNQKFPSKMSMVVSPENGQLRLHILVDQSSVEVFTNQGEKVMSALTFPGEDQKGIELFTSEGKALLVSLKAWELHSIWNKP, via the coding sequence ATGATATCCTATAAGCATATATTAGGGCTAATTGGATTGATGTGGCTGTTGGCTCCCGAAGTCCATGCCCAATATGGTGAAAAATACCGCCCCCAGTACCACTTTAGCCCTCAGGAAGGTTGGATAGGGGATCCTGATGGGTTGGTTTACTCAGAAGGCAAGTATCACCTTTTTTGGTGGGGGCATGCCGTGTCTGAGGATTTGGTTCACTGGGAAGAGTTACCGTATCCGATGAGGGGAGATGATGGGTCATTCTCCTACTTTTCCGGGTCTGTGGTGGTAGATCATGATAATACGGCTGGGTTTGGAAGGGGCAGCATGTTGGCCTTTTATACCCAACATTACCCCGGAGATTCTTTGCCCGAATCCCAGGCAATTTCGGTCAGCAAGGATGGGCTGTATTTTGATTATTATGAAAACAATCCGGTATTGGATATAGAGGAGATTTTCTTCAGGGATCCACAGGTGTTTTGGTACGAACCACAGCAAAAATGGGTGATGGCCGTATCACTGCCTGACAAGCAACTGATCCAGCTTTACGAATCCAAAGACCTCAAGTCCTGGGAATTTATGAGTGATTTTGGACCTCTGGGAGCTCAAAATTCCTTTTGGGAGTGTCCGGATTTGATGGAACTTCCCGTTAAGGGTGAGCCTGGAGTGAAGAAATGGGTCATGTTCATCGGCAGGGGCCCCAATAGGGTACAATATTTTGTAGGCTCCTTTGATGGTTTCCAATTTATCCCGGATGAAGATATGTTGTCCTACCTGAATGAAGGAAAAGGGTTGGAAGGGGAGCTGTTTGAGGGCTTTGATCGTCCTGATTACCGGGATTGGGAAGTCTCGGGGACGGCCTTTGGTGCCTATCCTGTCCAAAATGGGCCATTGGCTGGGTTGGGCAAAGGTTATGTTCAGTCAGATCATAAAATGCAAGGCAGCTTGCTTTCTTCCGAATTTATCATCCGGAAGCCGGCCATCAACTTTCTACTGGCAGGAGGTAAGCGTCCAGGGCAATTAGGTGTTCGCCTGATAGTGGATGGGGAGACGGTGAGGACAGCTACAGGAGACAATACGGATGTCTTCCGATGGAGAGGTTGGGATGTAAGCGAACTGATCGGAAAGACGGCCCGCATGGCCATCGTGGACAGCCTATCTGGTGAAGAAGAGGAATTTATTGCAGTCGATCACATCCTGTTTTCAGATCAATTGATGGATCTTCACCTTGAACATGCCTTGTGGATGGATTATGGACCGGATTTCTATGCCGCCAGAACATGGAGGGATGTGGACCAAGTGAGAAATGGCCGCACCACCATGCTGGGATGGATGGGCAACTGGGAATATGCCCGGATAGTTCCTACTTCTTGGGGAAAGGGTTTCGAATCCGTTCCCAGGGATATCAGTCTGAGGAAGTTGAAGAATGGATACCGGCTGGTACAGCAGCCCATTCCCGAATTGCAAAAATTGAGAAAAGAAAAGTACGAGGAATCCGATCGGGTGGTAGAAGGCATACAGTCCTTGGCCTCTTTCAGTCCGGCCCAAAACTGCTATGAAATGGAAGCGGTATGGGATGTGGACCAATCGACTTCTGAGTTTGGCTTAAACCTTTTGGTCGGTGAAGGCAGAAAATTATCCCTTACCTATGATCCGGTACGATTCAATCTGGTTCTGGACAGGACCAACTGTACGGACTATACCTCAGATGAAACTTTTAATCAGAAGTTTCCCTCCAAGATGAGTATGGTGGTGTCCCCGGAAAATGGCCAGCTTCGGCTGCACATTTTGGTCGACCAATCCTCCGTAGAGGTATTTACCAATCAAGGGGAAAAGGTCATGAGCGCCCTAACCTTTCCCGGTGAAGACCAAAAGGGAATTGAGCTATTTACTTCGGAGGGAAAAGCCTTGCTGGTGTCCCTTAAAGCCTGGGAGCTCCATTCCATCTGGAACAAACCCTAA
- a CDS encoding glycoside hydrolase family 32 protein, translated as MIQLLMVLLAFVACQEKEDTSPKIPETETSSTTIYPKPPSAWVGTTNPYYTAGWVGDIMPFYDKGKFHIYFLHDAKIKPEGKGFHSIHQFESTDLVDFDYKGEAISFGKADEPDFAIGTGSVLPYEDEYLFYYTGHNGNEAFVQQHPRESVLFASSQNLQNWEKNEDFILTAPNGYYDYEFRDPHVFYNEEAQEYWMIQSTQYQDSRKAVLLLFTSQNPLTDPWEAQDPLYVSSEEEDYLMLECPDIFKMGDYWYLLFSEWGIKGTHYRMADSSTGPWRKPENDRLDGEYFFAAKTASDGDKRYAFGWTARKMPENDQGNKQWAGNMVIHELVQQDNGELGLKAPNAINALFDQEKPLESLSSTGQVQNNSDDYQLDGMAGFSSVNFAELEGSQKISAHLSFLEGQGVTGFAFGLDNDFENAYRIGFFPEENKIKAFNGTNTQVVTEVDVDLSAGETYKVEIICSGSIAVMYINGQAALSNRIYSMQNQNWGIYAQNNSSTFGKLKLAEENQ; from the coding sequence ATGATACAATTATTGATGGTGCTGCTGGCTTTTGTAGCCTGTCAGGAAAAGGAAGACACTTCCCCCAAAATCCCGGAAACGGAAACCAGCAGTACTACTATTTACCCAAAACCACCTTCAGCCTGGGTTGGTACCACCAATCCTTATTACACCGCCGGATGGGTGGGAGATATCATGCCATTTTATGACAAAGGGAAATTCCATATTTACTTTTTGCATGATGCCAAAATAAAGCCCGAAGGAAAAGGGTTCCATTCCATCCACCAATTTGAAAGCACCGACCTTGTGGATTTTGATTATAAGGGAGAAGCCATCTCCTTTGGTAAAGCGGATGAACCCGATTTTGCCATTGGTACCGGATCAGTACTGCCCTATGAAGACGAGTATTTGTTTTATTATACCGGGCATAATGGCAACGAGGCTTTTGTTCAGCAACATCCACGGGAAAGTGTCCTTTTTGCCTCAAGCCAAAACCTTCAAAACTGGGAGAAAAACGAGGATTTTATCCTTACCGCCCCTAATGGGTATTACGACTATGAATTCCGGGATCCCCATGTGTTTTATAATGAGGAAGCCCAGGAATATTGGATGATCCAAAGTACGCAGTACCAAGACAGCAGAAAGGCAGTGCTTTTGCTTTTCACTTCCCAAAATCCACTCACCGACCCTTGGGAAGCCCAAGATCCACTATATGTGAGTTCAGAAGAAGAAGATTACCTGATGTTAGAATGTCCGGATATCTTCAAAATGGGGGATTATTGGTACCTGCTTTTTTCCGAATGGGGCATAAAGGGCACCCATTACCGGATGGCCGATTCCTCCACCGGACCCTGGCGGAAACCTGAGAACGACCGATTGGACGGCGAGTATTTTTTTGCTGCCAAAACAGCTTCGGATGGGGATAAAAGGTATGCCTTTGGCTGGACAGCCCGAAAGATGCCGGAAAACGACCAGGGAAATAAGCAATGGGCCGGAAATATGGTCATTCATGAATTGGTGCAGCAAGATAATGGTGAATTGGGTCTCAAAGCCCCAAATGCCATCAATGCCCTTTTTGACCAAGAAAAGCCCCTGGAAAGCCTATCCAGCACCGGCCAGGTTCAAAACAATTCCGATGATTATCAACTTGATGGCATGGCGGGTTTCTCCTCGGTAAACTTCGCTGAGCTGGAAGGAAGCCAGAAAATCAGTGCCCACCTTTCCTTTTTGGAAGGCCAGGGAGTAACTGGATTTGCCTTTGGCCTGGACAATGATTTTGAAAATGCTTACCGCATTGGATTTTTCCCAGAGGAAAACAAAATCAAGGCCTTCAATGGAACCAATACCCAAGTGGTGACGGAAGTGGATGTGGATTTAAGCGCTGGGGAAACTTACAAGGTGGAAATCATTTGTTCTGGCAGCATTGCCGTGATGTATATCAATGGCCAAGCCGCCTTAAGCAATCGAATTTACAGTATGCAAAACCAAAACTGGGGGATTTATGCCCAGAACAATTCCAGCACCTTTGGCAAATTGAAGCTAGCTGAAGAAAATCAATAA